A region from the Desulfoglaeba alkanexedens ALDC genome encodes:
- a CDS encoding glycosyltransferase, with the protein MTVSKALLSAGSKPRPVSDPGKGRAPEREEMKESPLVSVIVRTRDRPELLAETLKSVAAQSHAPLEVVLVNDGGRDVRALAEEVCSGLPLTLVTHEARRGRSAAANSGLRASRGRYLNFCDDDDVLYPDHIETLVSALESTGEKVAYAGVRNVYFSGPSADPSMKLRDEVVFNKPFDPDLLLFENYIPFMSVMFSREVLEEVEGFDEALDLFEDWDFWVRVSRRHRFLHVDKITAEYRFYGNLEMEQAHRGKYAYDRARAAMFEKVRPYLTGESWLRFLDHGMPGRLREHYRLAQVELRRLQDAHDRCAAWGHDLQAELESLREAHKRSAAWWESLQAELARVQEAHDRCAAWGHDLQAELESLREAHKRSAAWGESLQAELARLQEAHDRCAAWAQGLQAELDAMRRSTSWRITAPLRSIKRRASGVARDAKAAAFRGLRKAYWALPVPGSVRFRLKSLVFERLDAVFRGFNPEAASPVSARPEEPVWREDFAFDAREAPEGGVLDFPDVEDPEVSVVVSLAGASGPLFAFLHSIRKACGDRGYEVVGVVAESRQGEATLRELENVVRGWRIVRAKGDLSETECWNLGAEAAGGRYLAFVHGPSRLGPGWLEELLRVFRECPEAGLVSSRLIDSRGRIHEAGGTVTPAGDLVRIGAGSDRRHPAYGYLREVDFCSALSCIIPSELFRGIGGFAPQDPESPMLTGLEFSRRVRSAGREIFLAPHSLVVLDPMAIKESPSARVDAGRPGTRGPEPRGRILVLNAWTPTPDQDSGSQDMAAYFRIFRSLGYRVTFVPAADLRYVEKYTAELQRMGVECLYTPFVTGVGEVLEARGREYDLVLLYQVHCAEAYLDLVRRYCPKARIVFDTVDLHHVREAREARLKGSERLVKEAEKTRERELSVIRRADRTIVLSTEEREILRREPGVDGGKIAVIPLIRDIPGSGNAFEARRDILFVGGFKHEPNVDAVLAFVADVWPLIEEELPEAVFHVLGSHPPAAVQDLAGDRVVVTGYVPDLSPYFNRCRLSVAPLRYGAGLKGKVATSLGYGVPCVASSIAVEGTGLTDGEDVLVADDPRAFAAAVVRLYRDEALWNRLSANGLDFMERRFSFAAGRRELSRLLQSVGLPTE; encoded by the coding sequence ATGACTGTATCCAAGGCGTTGCTTTCGGCCGGCTCGAAGCCGCGTCCGGTGAGCGATCCGGGAAAAGGGCGGGCACCGGAACGGGAGGAGATGAAAGAGAGTCCGCTGGTTTCCGTGATCGTTCGAACCAGGGACCGCCCGGAGCTGCTGGCCGAAACCCTGAAATCCGTGGCGGCCCAGTCCCATGCGCCCCTGGAAGTGGTTCTTGTAAACGACGGGGGCCGGGACGTGCGGGCTCTGGCCGAAGAGGTCTGCAGCGGACTGCCGCTTACCCTCGTCACCCACGAAGCCCGCCGGGGAAGAAGCGCCGCGGCCAACAGCGGCCTCCGGGCTTCCCGAGGTCGATACCTCAACTTCTGCGACGACGACGACGTCCTTTACCCGGACCACATCGAAACCCTGGTCTCCGCCCTGGAGTCCACCGGTGAAAAGGTGGCCTACGCCGGAGTGCGAAACGTCTATTTCAGCGGTCCTTCGGCCGATCCCTCAATGAAGCTGCGCGACGAGGTGGTTTTCAACAAGCCGTTCGATCCGGACCTGCTGCTTTTCGAAAATTACATCCCCTTCATGAGCGTCATGTTTTCGAGGGAGGTCCTGGAAGAGGTCGAAGGATTCGACGAGGCGTTGGACCTTTTCGAAGACTGGGACTTCTGGGTCCGGGTCTCCAGGCGCCACCGGTTCCTGCACGTGGATAAGATCACCGCCGAATACCGATTCTATGGGAACCTGGAGATGGAGCAGGCCCACCGGGGAAAATACGCCTACGACCGGGCGCGGGCGGCGATGTTCGAGAAGGTGCGCCCGTATCTCACGGGAGAGTCCTGGCTGCGTTTTCTGGACCATGGGATGCCGGGGCGGCTCCGGGAGCACTATCGTCTCGCGCAGGTCGAACTGCGCCGCCTTCAGGATGCTCATGACCGCTGTGCGGCCTGGGGGCACGACCTCCAGGCGGAGCTCGAATCGCTCCGTGAGGCCCATAAACGCAGCGCGGCCTGGTGGGAAAGCCTCCAGGCCGAACTGGCGAGGGTCCAGGAGGCGCACGACCGGTGTGCGGCCTGGGGGCACGACCTCCAGGCGGAGCTCGAATCGCTCCGTGAAGCCCATAAACGCAGCGCGGCCTGGGGGGAAAGCCTCCAGGCCGAACTGGCGAGGCTCCAGGAGGCGCATGACCGCTGCGCCGCCTGGGCTCAGGGCCTCCAGGCCGAACTGGACGCCATGCGCCGTTCCACGTCCTGGCGGATCACGGCCCCGTTGCGGTCGATCAAACGGCGGGCCTCGGGGGTGGCTCGGGACGCAAAGGCGGCGGCCTTCCGGGGGCTTCGAAAAGCCTACTGGGCCCTCCCGGTTCCAGGGTCCGTGAGATTCCGCCTCAAATCCCTGGTGTTCGAAAGACTCGATGCCGTGTTCCGCGGTTTCAATCCCGAGGCGGCTTCGCCGGTTTCGGCGAGGCCGGAGGAACCCGTGTGGCGGGAGGACTTTGCGTTCGATGCGCGGGAAGCGCCGGAGGGCGGAGTCCTGGATTTCCCCGACGTCGAAGATCCGGAAGTCTCGGTGGTCGTTTCGCTTGCCGGCGCTTCCGGCCCTCTTTTCGCCTTCCTGCATTCCATCCGGAAAGCCTGCGGCGACCGGGGTTACGAGGTTGTCGGCGTGGTCGCCGAGAGCCGACAGGGTGAAGCGACGCTACGGGAACTCGAGAACGTCGTGCGGGGATGGCGGATCGTCCGGGCCAAAGGGGACCTCTCGGAGACCGAATGCTGGAACCTTGGCGCCGAGGCGGCCGGAGGGCGCTACCTGGCATTCGTTCACGGGCCGAGCCGGCTGGGTCCCGGCTGGCTTGAAGAATTGCTTCGGGTCTTCCGGGAATGCCCCGAAGCCGGGCTGGTGAGTTCCCGTTTGATCGATTCTCGAGGGCGGATCCATGAAGCCGGCGGCACGGTCACTCCGGCCGGGGACTTGGTGAGGATCGGGGCCGGGAGTGACCGGCGTCATCCCGCGTACGGATATCTTCGGGAAGTGGATTTCTGCTCGGCGCTTTCGTGCATAATTCCTTCGGAGCTCTTCAGGGGAATCGGAGGATTCGCTCCTCAAGACCCGGAATCGCCGATGCTCACCGGCCTGGAATTCTCCCGGCGTGTTCGTTCGGCGGGGCGCGAAATCTTCCTGGCCCCCCATTCCCTGGTGGTCTTGGATCCGATGGCGATCAAGGAATCCCCCTCCGCCAGGGTCGACGCCGGCCGGCCCGGAACCCGGGGGCCGGAGCCACGAGGCAGAATCCTGGTCCTCAACGCGTGGACGCCCACCCCGGACCAGGATTCCGGCTCCCAGGACATGGCGGCTTACTTCCGAATCTTCCGGTCCCTGGGTTACCGGGTGACCTTCGTTCCGGCGGCCGACCTCCGGTACGTGGAGAAATACACCGCCGAGTTGCAACGGATGGGCGTGGAATGCCTTTACACACCGTTCGTAACGGGTGTGGGGGAAGTCCTGGAGGCTCGGGGAAGGGAATACGACCTGGTTCTCCTTTACCAGGTCCATTGCGCGGAAGCCTACCTGGACCTGGTCCGCCGGTATTGCCCGAAAGCCCGCATCGTTTTCGACACGGTGGATCTCCATCACGTGCGGGAGGCGAGGGAGGCCAGGCTCAAGGGGTCGGAACGCCTCGTGAAAGAAGCCGAGAAAACCCGCGAGCGGGAGTTGTCGGTCATTCGCAGGGCCGACCGCACCATTGTGTTGAGTACGGAGGAGCGGGAGATTCTGCGGCGGGAGCCGGGCGTGGACGGCGGAAAGATCGCCGTGATTCCTCTCATTCGGGACATCCCCGGCTCGGGCAATGCGTTCGAAGCACGCAGGGACATACTCTTCGTGGGGGGATTCAAGCACGAACCAAACGTGGACGCGGTCCTGGCGTTCGTAGCCGACGTCTGGCCCCTGATCGAGGAAGAACTGCCGGAGGCGGTTTTCCACGTCCTTGGGAGCCATCCCCCGGCGGCGGTTCAGGATTTGGCTGGAGACCGCGTGGTGGTCACCGGATACGTGCCGGATCTTTCGCCCTATTTCAATCGGTGCCGTCTTTCGGTGGCGCCGCTTCGCTACGGAGCGGGTTTGAAAGGCAAGGTGGCCACGAGCCTGGGCTACGGGGTGCCCTGCGTGGCTTCGTCCATCGCCGTGGAAGGGACGGGGCTCACCGACGGCGAAGACGTCCTGGTGGCCGACGACCCCCGCGCGTTCGCCGCCGCCGTGGTCCGGCTGTACCGTGACGAGGCCTTGTGGAACAGGCTTTCCGCGAACGGCCTGGATTTCATGGAACGCCGTTTTTCCTTCGCCGCGGGCCGCCGTGAACTGTCGCGACTCCTCCAGAGCGTGGGCCTTCCCACGGAATGA
- a CDS encoding general secretion pathway protein GspK, translated as MKEGGAPRRVRRRDGTVIVFVLWALVLMTVMAGDFAGRHRQRADLASNGWRALQYREALLSVVDLVATAGWPLPGEVERPEEWVRLEPGGFSVWVTVSDEGERINLNTAGDEEIRQLVLTLTEDRERDDRERDDGERDDGERVSDAILDWRDADHLVRVNGAEESDYEDGDPFAVPANGPFKLLTELLLVKGVTADLFWGDPSSRLRAAYRPEEEAGVDDEEETAGSRLLPDSLSDGLTVLGGVARRVEVIIPGRGAGYWYALVFVDAASGSRKIEGLHQAFLQAREEAE; from the coding sequence GTGAAAGAAGGGGGTGCGCCGAGGCGGGTGAGGCGCCGGGACGGAACGGTCATTGTTTTCGTGCTGTGGGCGCTGGTACTCATGACGGTCATGGCCGGAGATTTCGCCGGGAGGCATCGCCAGCGCGCTGATCTCGCGTCCAACGGCTGGCGGGCCCTTCAGTACCGGGAAGCCCTGCTGTCGGTGGTAGACCTGGTCGCAACGGCGGGGTGGCCGCTTCCGGGGGAAGTGGAACGGCCCGAGGAATGGGTCCGGCTGGAACCCGGGGGTTTCTCCGTGTGGGTGACCGTGAGCGACGAAGGCGAAAGGATCAACTTGAATACGGCCGGCGACGAGGAAATCCGCCAGCTGGTCCTGACGCTCACCGAGGACCGGGAACGGGACGACCGGGAACGGGACGACGGGGAACGGGACGACGGGGAACGGGTGAGCGATGCGATACTGGACTGGAGGGACGCGGACCATTTGGTCCGTGTGAATGGAGCGGAGGAGAGCGACTACGAAGACGGGGATCCTTTCGCCGTTCCGGCCAACGGCCCCTTCAAGCTGCTCACGGAACTGCTTCTCGTCAAAGGCGTCACCGCCGATTTGTTCTGGGGCGATCCGTCGTCCAGGCTTCGAGCGGCGTACCGGCCGGAGGAGGAAGCCGGCGTGGATGACGAGGAAGAGACGGCCGGGAGCCGCTTGCTTCCCGATTCGCTTTCCGACGGGCTGACGGTTCTGGGCGGCGTTGCCCGCCGCGTGGAAGTGATCATCCCGGGCCGGGGAGCGGGGTACTGGTACGCGCTGGTCTTCGTGGACGCTGCTTCAGGTTCGCGAAAGATCGAGGGCCTTCACCAGGCCTTTCTCCAGGCCCGTGAGGAAGCGGAGTGA
- the gspD gene encoding type II secretion system secretin GspD yields the protein MRYAGMGLGIAVLLSLAGCATWPGRPEPPGSARRPPSGAEVSRKVQEPSPSGGRITPVGMSEEPEAVTPIQGASYRAEPVPRNQPVRPPAESARPEGPQEDRGIPLELAFDNADIYEVLDATLFQLFNVNYVIDPSIQANVTFNLKGTYTVMEYVDVLNDVLQLSNLAIVPGPGNLFKIVRKNLGAGTGTSTPLVGDTAEGPGDITRLVRLRYLSAGTAATNIRPFLSPGAVVVADATSNTLIITDTRANVNKVISIVNALDVNHIKEVSWRIIPLKHTESEAIATELTSVLSGQGLFNRPGVDPGSYQIHPIKSLNALLVASRWPSVLDLVGRWIGAMDQPTGAGTGVYVYFVQNGSAEELADILGYLYGGKTGSAKRSKKEEETIVEPTREADGEAPGVSASVGAGELGGEVSFIADPTTNSIVIKASERDYRVVLGILEKLDIVPRQVLINVIIAEISLSGSVEYGVEWFLQGHRNDYTGQAILDSGISHGINTPLGTGSGFTAAVFDGSDFLRGLIRALGKDASLNILSSPNIMASDHKEAYIEVAEEVPIVTGEVTSQEATTVTRSIQYRKTGIILGVTPHINSSGLVKMDISQEVSERGERDVQLQTTSIVSRKAETSLVVQDGQTIIIGGLMRNRDSVSRSGIPILRDIPVLGYAFGGQSTENSKTELIILISPRVVDNRDEAEAITREFSEKVSQVQKMIQAEEAKMK from the coding sequence ATGAGATATGCCGGCATGGGCCTGGGCATCGCGGTGTTGCTGTCCCTGGCGGGTTGCGCCACGTGGCCCGGCAGACCGGAACCGCCGGGTTCCGCACGAAGGCCGCCGAGCGGCGCCGAGGTTTCCCGGAAAGTGCAAGAGCCGTCTCCTTCCGGCGGTCGCATCACGCCGGTTGGGATGTCCGAGGAACCGGAGGCCGTGACCCCGATTCAGGGCGCATCCTACAGGGCGGAACCCGTTCCGCGCAATCAGCCCGTGCGTCCTCCCGCCGAATCGGCAAGGCCCGAGGGCCCCCAAGAGGACCGGGGAATCCCCTTGGAGCTGGCGTTCGACAACGCGGATATCTACGAAGTCCTGGACGCCACCCTCTTTCAGCTTTTCAACGTCAACTACGTGATCGACCCCAGCATTCAGGCGAACGTCACCTTCAACCTCAAAGGCACCTACACGGTGATGGAATACGTGGACGTTCTGAACGACGTGCTCCAGCTGAGCAACCTCGCCATCGTTCCGGGTCCCGGAAACCTTTTCAAGATCGTTCGTAAGAACCTCGGCGCGGGAACCGGCACGTCTACGCCGCTGGTCGGGGACACGGCCGAAGGCCCCGGGGACATCACCCGCCTGGTGAGGCTCCGGTACCTCTCCGCCGGCACCGCCGCCACCAACATCCGGCCTTTCCTGTCCCCCGGCGCGGTGGTCGTCGCCGATGCCACCAGCAACACCCTCATCATCACGGACACCCGGGCCAACGTGAACAAGGTTATCAGCATCGTCAACGCGCTGGACGTCAACCACATCAAAGAAGTCTCCTGGCGCATCATCCCCCTGAAACATACGGAGTCGGAAGCCATTGCCACGGAACTCACTTCCGTGTTGAGCGGCCAGGGGTTGTTCAACCGCCCGGGAGTCGATCCGGGAAGCTACCAGATTCATCCGATCAAGAGCCTGAACGCGCTGCTGGTGGCCAGCCGCTGGCCTTCCGTGCTGGATCTGGTCGGCCGGTGGATCGGAGCCATGGATCAGCCCACGGGAGCCGGAACGGGAGTCTACGTGTATTTCGTCCAGAACGGTTCGGCCGAAGAACTGGCGGATATCCTGGGGTACCTGTACGGAGGGAAAACCGGTTCGGCGAAGCGATCCAAGAAGGAAGAAGAGACCATCGTGGAGCCCACCCGGGAAGCCGACGGCGAGGCTCCGGGGGTATCGGCCTCCGTGGGAGCAGGGGAGCTGGGAGGGGAAGTCAGCTTCATCGCGGACCCCACCACCAACAGCATCGTGATCAAGGCGAGCGAACGCGACTACCGGGTGGTCCTCGGCATATTGGAAAAACTGGACATCGTTCCCCGGCAGGTTCTCATCAATGTGATCATCGCGGAAATATCGCTGAGCGGCTCCGTTGAATACGGGGTCGAATGGTTCCTGCAGGGGCACCGCAACGACTACACGGGCCAAGCTATTCTGGACAGCGGTATTTCTCACGGCATCAATACGCCGCTGGGAACGGGAAGCGGTTTCACCGCCGCGGTGTTCGACGGCAGCGACTTTCTTCGCGGTTTGATCCGTGCCTTGGGAAAAGACGCGTCGCTGAACATACTCTCATCGCCCAACATCATGGCGTCCGACCACAAAGAAGCCTACATCGAAGTGGCCGAGGAAGTGCCCATCGTCACGGGGGAGGTCACCAGCCAGGAAGCCACGACGGTGACGCGAAGCATCCAGTACCGCAAGACCGGGATCATCCTGGGCGTTACCCCGCATATCAATTCCAGCGGGCTGGTGAAGATGGACATTTCCCAGGAAGTGAGCGAACGGGGGGAGCGGGACGTGCAGCTGCAGACCACGTCCATCGTGAGCCGCAAGGCGGAGACGTCGCTTGTGGTTCAGGACGGCCAGACCATCATCATCGGGGGGCTCATGAGGAACCGGGATTCCGTCAGCCGGTCGGGGATTCCGATCCTGAGGGACATCCCCGTTCTGGGATACGCCTTCGGCGGTCAGTCCACGGAGAATTCCAAGACGGAGTTGATCATCCTGATCAGCCCCAGAGTGGTGGATAACCGGGACGAAGCGGAGGCGATCACGCGGGAGTTTTCCGAAAAGGTGAGCCAGGTGCAGAAGATGATCCAAGCTGAGGAAGCCAAGATGAAGTAG
- a CDS encoding glycosyltransferase family 4 protein: MNLLFLSNLYPPNTVGGYERLCFEVASALAGRNHRVSVLTSDYGGRIEDYLGQEVDRSLRLLADDRDIYRPFSASNEERHRIARRNAELLRGALERLKPEVLFVWNLFFFDRSLLDTVQEARCGKVFLLTDNWLISFLRPRFWQTYFDEKVLASPSFARRIRNAVFGLAGRGRSDRHAIRIRGRAVFPSRFMERLYRQAGFTFQGTAVVPHGVHLKRRPDSDYRDRTFPVEKGRLRLLFAGRVVEMKGVHTILEALPEILKGVPDADVRLTILGDTRDIRYLERLQGTIRERGLSERVDFRPPVREPDLFRVFQEHDIYLFPSLYEPFSLTLIHALESGIPTVASDVGGNREIVFHGKTGLLFEKGRAPGLARAVLELAGSPGLRREVSREARRTARELTFDAMVRRIERRLEEGRCG; the protein is encoded by the coding sequence ATGAATCTCCTTTTTTTGAGCAACCTGTATCCTCCGAACACCGTAGGGGGATACGAGCGTCTGTGCTTCGAAGTCGCTTCGGCTTTGGCCGGGCGCAACCACCGGGTTTCGGTTTTGACCAGCGATTACGGCGGACGGATCGAGGACTACCTGGGCCAGGAAGTGGACCGTTCGCTCAGACTTCTGGCCGACGACCGGGACATCTACCGTCCCTTTTCGGCTTCGAACGAAGAGCGGCACCGCATCGCCCGGCGCAACGCGGAGCTGCTGCGGGGCGCGTTGGAACGGCTGAAGCCGGAGGTTCTTTTCGTCTGGAACCTTTTTTTCTTTGACCGGTCGCTTCTGGATACGGTCCAGGAAGCCCGCTGCGGGAAGGTTTTTCTCCTCACGGACAACTGGCTGATTTCGTTTCTTCGGCCTCGATTTTGGCAGACCTACTTTGATGAGAAGGTGCTCGCCTCACCTTCCTTCGCGAGGCGGATTCGAAACGCCGTTTTCGGGCTGGCGGGCCGGGGGCGTTCGGATCGGCACGCCATCCGGATCCGGGGCCGGGCCGTCTTTCCCAGCCGATTCATGGAACGGCTCTACCGGCAGGCGGGCTTCACCTTCCAGGGGACGGCCGTGGTGCCCCACGGCGTGCACTTGAAGCGCCGGCCCGATTCGGATTACCGGGATCGAACGTTCCCCGTGGAAAAGGGGCGCCTCCGGCTGCTTTTCGCCGGAAGGGTGGTGGAAATGAAGGGGGTGCACACGATTCTGGAGGCGCTTCCGGAAATCCTGAAGGGTGTACCGGACGCCGACGTCCGGCTCACCATCTTGGGAGACACCCGGGACATCCGGTACCTGGAACGACTCCAGGGGACGATCCGGGAGAGGGGCCTTTCGGAGCGCGTGGATTTTCGTCCCCCGGTCCGGGAACCGGACCTTTTCCGCGTGTTCCAGGAGCATGACATCTACCTCTTCCCGTCGCTCTACGAGCCTTTTTCTCTGACCCTGATCCATGCCCTGGAATCGGGCATTCCCACGGTGGCCTCCGATGTGGGCGGCAACCGGGAAATCGTGTTCCACGGAAAAACCGGGTTGCTCTTCGAGAAGGGACGGGCGCCGGGGCTGGCTCGGGCCGTCCTGGAACTGGCCGGTTCCCCCGGACTTCGCCGGGAAGTGTCCCGCGAAGCCCGTCGTACGGCGAGGGAACTCACCTTCGACGCCATGGTGCGAAGGATCGAGCGCCGCCTGGAGGAGGGGCGATGCGGGTAG
- a CDS encoding glycosyltransferase, which translates to MTSHFSVSVVIPLYNHERYIEAALESVWSQVLRPREVIVVDDGSTDGSFEAVSRMSRSFPELVCWSQPNQGAHYAINAGIHRATGDLVAVLNSDDLYHPRRLARCMDVLVSRPDAAAVCTGLGFVDDGGREINNPWYRESRAFYDKVGDLPLALMNGNFFMTTSNLVIRRRVFEEVGYFAPLRYAHDLDFFLRLLARDLEIHFLDEPLLFYRMHGRNTILEEHARVRVEWAFGCARFLHSLNRFPGRCRRGWDYVDRITRIVERHSLQRLVMLFLAYFAGGPAAEERFLQDPEFYRIVHKVAAE; encoded by the coding sequence ATGACGAGTCATTTTTCGGTTTCCGTCGTCATCCCGCTCTACAACCACGAGCGGTACATCGAGGCGGCGTTGGAAAGCGTTTGGAGCCAGGTGCTGCGGCCCCGGGAAGTCATCGTGGTGGACGACGGCTCCACCGACGGTTCCTTTGAAGCGGTGTCCCGGATGAGCCGAAGCTTCCCGGAGCTGGTGTGCTGGTCGCAGCCCAACCAGGGGGCTCACTATGCCATCAACGCCGGCATCCACCGGGCCACCGGAGACCTGGTGGCCGTCCTCAATTCCGACGACCTCTATCATCCCCGGCGCCTGGCGCGCTGCATGGACGTCCTGGTCTCCCGGCCGGATGCGGCGGCCGTGTGCACCGGGCTGGGATTCGTGGACGACGGCGGCAGGGAAATCAACAACCCCTGGTACCGGGAAAGCCGGGCCTTCTACGACAAGGTCGGGGACCTGCCGCTCGCCCTCATGAACGGCAACTTCTTCATGACCACGTCCAACCTGGTGATCCGGCGCCGCGTTTTCGAAGAAGTCGGGTACTTCGCGCCCCTGAGGTACGCTCACGACCTGGATTTCTTTCTGCGGCTCCTGGCCCGGGACCTGGAAATCCATTTCCTGGACGAGCCGCTTCTCTTCTACCGGATGCACGGGCGGAACACGATCTTGGAGGAGCACGCGCGGGTGAGGGTGGAATGGGCCTTCGGGTGCGCCCGTTTTCTTCATTCGCTGAACCGGTTTCCCGGAAGGTGCCGCAGGGGATGGGATTACGTGGACCGGATCACGCGGATCGTGGAACGTCATTCGCTCCAGCGCCTGGTGATGCTGTTTCTCGCCTACTTTGCCGGCGGGCCTGCGGCGGAGGAGCGGTTCCTGCAAGACCCCGAATTCTATCGCATCGTGCACAAGGTGGCGGCGGAATGA
- a CDS encoding class I SAM-dependent methyltransferase: protein MRGWEEVILRLKHRSALKPACKAKKPAGSLPPLETVSVGSFAEYRAYAQSMEEEYRRRESIERRLAKAGDAFTVSGFCCVCRRLVPFWVDLAYGFEDGEGHRTPNWRERLVCPGCGLNNRMRAAFHLFLKLCRPAADCSLYLTEQTTRFSDLLKRCFPKTVGSEFLGPGLEPGSLNAQGTRHEDLTNLSFASAFFDFVLSFDVFEHIPGHRQAFRECRRVLRPGGTLFFTVPFDIHSPFNIVRAEVLEDGRLLHRLPPEYHGDPLREEGCLCFRHFGWECLEELRAAGFSEASCHFYWSQHYGYLGGDQFLLVARA from the coding sequence ATGCGGGGATGGGAAGAGGTGATCCTCCGGCTGAAGCACCGATCGGCGCTGAAGCCGGCGTGTAAGGCCAAGAAGCCGGCGGGCTCCCTGCCGCCCCTCGAGACCGTGTCCGTCGGTTCCTTCGCCGAATACCGTGCCTATGCCCAATCCATGGAGGAAGAATACCGCCGGAGAGAGAGTATCGAGCGGCGGTTGGCGAAAGCAGGGGACGCCTTCACGGTGTCGGGTTTTTGCTGCGTGTGCCGGCGGCTGGTGCCGTTCTGGGTGGACCTGGCGTATGGGTTCGAGGACGGGGAAGGCCACCGCACGCCCAACTGGCGCGAGCGGCTGGTCTGCCCGGGCTGCGGCTTGAACAACAGGATGCGGGCGGCGTTTCACCTTTTTCTGAAGCTGTGCCGCCCCGCCGCCGACTGCTCCCTTTATCTCACGGAACAGACGACCCGGTTCTCGGACCTGCTGAAACGGTGTTTCCCCAAGACCGTGGGCAGCGAGTTCCTGGGACCCGGTCTGGAGCCGGGAAGCTTGAACGCGCAGGGAACGCGCCATGAAGACCTGACCAACCTTTCCTTCGCCTCGGCATTCTTCGACTTCGTCCTGTCATTTGACGTCTTCGAACACATCCCCGGGCACCGGCAAGCGTTCAGAGAATGCCGGCGGGTTCTGAGACCGGGAGGAACGTTGTTCTTTACGGTACCGTTTGACATTCACTCTCCTTTCAATATTGTTCGTGCGGAAGTCCTGGAGGATGGAAGGCTTCTGCATCGTCTGCCGCCGGAGTACCACGGCGATCCCCTGCGCGAAGAAGGCTGCCTCTGCTTTCGCCACTTCGGCTGGGAATGCCTGGAAGAACTCCGCGCCGCCGGGTTTTCGGAAGCGTCGTGTCATTTCTATTGGTCGCAGCACTACGGGTACCTGGGCGGAGACCAGTTCCTGTTGGTGGCCCGGGCTTGA
- a CDS encoding PilN domain-containing protein: MAREIIGVYVEEEKLFTAAFTRRLGRWRPLGSLGDEEAFASFHVGGPPALKHWLERVPSRRNRELFVGLPRSLFFCRDFTLPPLPLEDALASVENSLPLYSHLPVEDVYFDVHLWRKGRGPVHVLFVYAPRRVLDPYLEVIGQSGHERSLAGLFPFSFGLARWFVLQGYPVPAAVLEQRGKHCELAAFESRGMVFSAVWTSEPGSDPADVAQTLLASRLSDPSVPLFRWDGVGSSLDPAPPRNRLAPAPGIAENPAVAVASVGVGDWQRLKVDPSPTRIKTFQPGKIIIPLILCGFLAAGSWTWHADRRIEAMRRDAQELTLRIQEIKKRLEPIRRNEEELARVRKAVEDVNAYHRDRHPLYTALNEAARLLPAGTWFPSVQYEGDALNLRCRAPDALKVIEGLRASELFEEVKLQGSVSRFAEGSEQFNLTIRLRSHAGTQ; encoded by the coding sequence ATGGCTCGAGAGATCATCGGCGTTTACGTGGAAGAAGAGAAACTTTTCACAGCCGCCTTCACCCGGCGCCTGGGCCGGTGGCGGCCGCTGGGTTCCCTGGGGGATGAAGAAGCGTTTGCGTCCTTCCATGTGGGCGGGCCCCCCGCCTTGAAGCATTGGCTGGAACGGGTGCCGTCCCGCCGAAACCGGGAGCTTTTCGTCGGCCTGCCCCGATCGCTTTTTTTTTGCAGGGACTTCACGCTGCCTCCTCTTCCGCTGGAAGACGCCCTGGCGTCCGTCGAGAACAGTCTGCCCCTTTACAGCCATCTCCCCGTCGAGGACGTGTACTTTGACGTTCATTTGTGGCGAAAGGGGCGGGGGCCGGTTCACGTTCTTTTCGTTTACGCTCCCAGGCGGGTGCTGGATCCTTACCTGGAAGTGATAGGCCAATCGGGTCATGAGCGGTCCTTGGCGGGCCTGTTTCCCTTTTCTTTCGGGCTGGCCCGATGGTTCGTGCTGCAAGGGTATCCGGTTCCCGCGGCCGTGCTGGAGCAGCGGGGAAAGCACTGCGAACTGGCTGCCTTCGAATCCCGAGGCATGGTCTTTTCCGCGGTCTGGACGTCGGAGCCGGGTTCCGACCCGGCGGATGTGGCGCAAACGCTGCTGGCGTCCCGGCTTAGCGACCCTTCGGTTCCGCTGTTCCGGTGGGATGGTGTCGGTTCCTCGTTGGATCCCGCGCCGCCCCGGAACCGGCTTGCACCGGCTCCGGGAATCGCCGAAAACCCGGCGGTGGCCGTGGCTTCGGTGGGCGTGGGCGACTGGCAGCGCTTGAAAGTGGACCCGTCTCCCACCCGGATCAAGACGTTTCAGCCTGGAAAAATCATCATCCCGCTGATTCTTTGCGGTTTCCTGGCGGCCGGGTCCTGGACCTGGCACGCGGATCGGCGCATCGAGGCGATGCGCCGCGATGCGCAGGAACTGACGCTCCGGATCCAGGAAATCAAGAAGCGCCTGGAACCGATCCGCCGAAACGAAGAAGAACTGGCGAGAGTCCGCAAGGCGGTGGAAGACGTCAACGCCTATCACCGTGACAGGCACCCGCTTTACACGGCTCTGAACGAAGCGGCGCGCCTCCTTCCCGCGGGGACCTGGTTTCCGAGCGTCCAGTACGAAGGGGACGCCCTCAACCTGCGATGCCGCGCCCCCGACGCCCTCAAGGTCATCGAAGGGCTGAGAGCATCGGAGCTCTTCGAAGAGGTGAAACTCCAGGGATCCGTAAGCCGTTTTGCGGAGGGCAGCGAGCAGTTCAATCTGACCATAAGGTTGCGCAGCCATGCCGGCACTCAGTAA